The following proteins come from a genomic window of Novosphingobium aromaticivorans DSM 12444:
- the fsa gene encoding fructose-6-phosphate aldolase yields the protein MKFFVDTADTAEIADLAATGLLDGVTTNPTLIAKAGKDFIEVTKEICGLVDGPVSAEVVALDHEGMMREAEVLRKIADNVCIKVPLTVDGLKTCKALTGEGTMVNVTLCFSANQALLAAKAGATFISPFVGRHDDNGFDGMDLIRDIRLIYDNYAFETQILVASIRHGVHVLESARIGADVITAPPAVIKGLFKHVLTDKGIEGFLADWAKTGQKIV from the coding sequence ATGAAGTTCTTCGTCGACACCGCCGACACCGCCGAAATCGCGGACCTCGCCGCCACCGGTCTGCTCGATGGCGTGACGACCAATCCGACCCTGATCGCCAAGGCCGGCAAGGACTTCATCGAAGTCACCAAGGAGATTTGCGGGCTGGTGGACGGGCCGGTTTCGGCCGAAGTCGTCGCGCTGGACCACGAGGGCATGATGCGCGAGGCCGAAGTGCTGCGCAAGATCGCAGACAACGTCTGCATCAAGGTGCCGCTGACCGTCGACGGCCTCAAGACCTGCAAGGCGCTGACCGGCGAGGGCACGATGGTCAACGTGACGCTGTGTTTCTCGGCCAACCAGGCGCTGCTCGCCGCCAAGGCCGGCGCCACGTTCATTTCGCCGTTCGTTGGCCGCCATGACGACAACGGCTTCGACGGCATGGACCTGATCCGCGACATCCGCCTGATCTACGACAATTATGCATTCGAGACGCAGATCCTGGTGGCCTCGATCCGTCACGGCGTGCACGTGCTTGAAAGCGCGCGCATCGGCGCCGATGTGATCACGGCACCGCCGGCGGTCATCAAGGGCCTGTTCAAGCATGTCCTTACGGACAAGGGCATCGAAGGCTTCCTTGCCGACTGGGCAAAGACCGGCCAGAAGATCGTCTGA
- the cobT gene encoding cobaltochelatase subunit CobT → MADESPLDRFRSVLTGTARAISHDPEVEVAWTADAPVQSGSSMRVPMPGRALPAEQVAEARGHADSMALRLRHHNAALHGRNAPSEALARACYDAVEQVRYEALGSNAYAGMRGNLDAAVSMRMASDPISRAAKPEDVPLPTALALLLREKLTGQVAPASTQTGMAMVRSWIESKVGNDFEGLALSLDDQRAFQQLALDMLQHLDLTQSASDQDEDTEEDEGEQQEDEGEEEPSTSDDQEQQPSEVAGDTSEGDEDSESEQEVEQNDDAADADMADEGEEGMLPTRPNRPWTDLPENFDYKAFTVQFDEVVSATDLCDEEELTRLRAYLDMQLKGLQGVVTRLANRLQRRLMAQQNRSWDFDQEEGLLDAARLARVVISPGHSLSYKVERDVEFKDTIVTLLIDNSGSMRGRPISIAAISADILARTLERCGVKTEILGFTTRAWKGGQSREAWLAGGKPAQPGRLNDLRHIVYKKADEPWRRARKNLGLMMREGLLKENIDGEALLWAHTRLLARPEDRRILMVISDGAPVDDSTLSVNNAGYLEQHLRKVIDWIEKQSPVQLVAIGIGHDVTRYYRRAVTIMDAEQLGGTIIEQLADLFEDE, encoded by the coding sequence TTGGCTGACGAATCCCCCCTCGACCGCTTCCGTTCGGTTCTGACCGGCACCGCGCGCGCCATTTCGCACGACCCCGAAGTGGAGGTCGCGTGGACGGCCGATGCGCCGGTTCAGTCGGGCAGTTCGATGCGCGTGCCCATGCCCGGCCGGGCTCTGCCCGCAGAGCAGGTGGCCGAGGCGCGAGGGCACGCGGATTCGATGGCGCTGCGGCTGCGCCATCACAATGCGGCGCTGCACGGACGCAATGCCCCGAGCGAGGCGCTGGCCCGCGCGTGCTACGATGCGGTCGAGCAGGTGCGCTACGAAGCGTTGGGCTCGAATGCCTATGCCGGAATGCGCGGAAACCTCGATGCGGCGGTCTCGATGCGCATGGCGTCCGATCCGATCAGCCGCGCCGCCAAGCCCGAGGACGTGCCTCTGCCGACCGCGCTGGCGCTGCTTCTGCGCGAGAAGCTGACGGGGCAGGTGGCCCCTGCCTCGACCCAGACCGGCATGGCGATGGTCCGTAGCTGGATCGAGAGCAAGGTCGGCAACGACTTCGAGGGACTGGCGCTCTCGCTCGACGACCAGCGGGCGTTCCAGCAGCTTGCGCTGGACATGCTCCAGCATCTCGATCTTACCCAGTCCGCGTCCGATCAGGACGAAGATACCGAGGAAGACGAGGGCGAACAGCAGGAGGACGAGGGCGAGGAAGAGCCCAGCACGTCCGACGACCAGGAGCAGCAGCCTTCGGAAGTCGCCGGCGATACCAGCGAGGGCGACGAGGACTCCGAAAGCGAGCAGGAAGTCGAGCAGAACGACGATGCTGCCGATGCGGACATGGCCGACGAGGGCGAGGAAGGCATGCTGCCCACGCGCCCGAACCGCCCGTGGACCGACCTGCCCGAGAACTTCGACTACAAGGCCTTCACCGTCCAGTTCGACGAGGTCGTATCGGCAACCGACCTGTGCGACGAGGAAGAGCTGACGCGGCTGCGGGCCTATCTCGACATGCAGCTCAAGGGCTTGCAGGGCGTGGTTACGCGGCTGGCGAACCGGTTGCAGCGCCGCCTGATGGCCCAGCAGAACCGTTCGTGGGACTTTGACCAGGAAGAGGGGCTGCTCGATGCCGCTCGTCTGGCGCGCGTCGTGATCTCGCCCGGGCATTCGCTGTCCTACAAGGTCGAGCGTGACGTCGAGTTCAAGGACACGATCGTCACCCTGCTGATCGACAATTCGGGGTCGATGCGCGGCCGCCCGATCTCGATCGCGGCGATCAGCGCCGACATCCTGGCGCGCACGCTGGAACGGTGCGGGGTCAAGACCGAGATTCTCGGCTTCACCACCCGCGCGTGGAAGGGCGGGCAGAGCCGCGAGGCGTGGCTGGCCGGTGGAAAGCCTGCGCAGCCCGGGCGCCTCAACGACCTGCGCCACATCGTCTACAAGAAGGCGGACGAGCCGTGGCGCCGCGCGCGCAAGAACCTCGGGCTGATGATGCGCGAGGGGCTGCTCAAGGAAAACATCGACGGCGAGGCGCTGCTCTGGGCGCACACCCGCCTGCTCGCCCGGCCCGAGGATCGCCGCATCCTGATGGTCATTTCCGATGGCGCGCCGGTCGACGACTCCACCCTGTCGGTGAACAACGCGGGTTACCTCGAGCAGCACTTGCGCAAGGTCATCGACTGGATCGAGAAGCAATCGCCGGTCCAGCTCGTCGCCATCGGCATCGGTCACGACGTAACGCGGTACTATCGCCGCGCGGTGACGATCATGGACGCAGAACAGCTTGGCGGCACGATCATCGAGCAGCTTGCGGACCTGTTCGAGGACGAATAG
- a CDS encoding primosomal protein N': MSDAPALFLDGNSTRVRCLIFNAALGPLDYRVPAGMTVEPGSVVIAPLGPRQIIGVVWDADRLPATEVPEGRLRPLLKVLPVPPLPAPLRRLIEWTADYYLAPLAAVARMALSSNAALQGGSTVTEYRLTGKEPGRLTPQRLIALDLLQDQQATIRELSEIAGVSDAVLRGMVNAGLLEPVVVDSDRPYPAADPHFAAPDLSEQQAEVAARFVASVRAREFHPFLLDGVTGSGKTETYFEGVAAALEAGRQVLVLLPEIALTETFLKRFEARFGVPPVTWHSSLKSSERRRAWRSVSSGAAQVVVGARSALFLPFADLGLIVVDEAHEISFKQDDGVRYNARDVAVMRAHFEKIPVILASATPALESLQMAEAGRYERVVLPARFGGATMPHIQVVDLRVEQPERGHWIAPPLVRALKDRLEKGEQSLLFLNRRGYAPLTLCRTCGYRFQCPNCSAWLVEHRLSRRLACHHCGHEVPPPDACPECHEPDCLVACGPGVERIADEVAEILPHARVALVTSDTLTSPAKAAEFVEMASNKAIDVIVGTQLVTKGYHFPELTLVGVIDADMGLEGGDLRAAERTYQQVAQVAGRAGRGEKPGEVLIQTRHPEAPVIEALASGDRDAFYEAEAEARRDAGAPPFGRWAAIIVSSEDEAEARDAARGIGGSAPRLDDVLILGPAPAPLSLLRGRYRYRLLINARRSTELQRVIREWLDPLRFPPGVRVAVDIDPYSFV, translated from the coding sequence ATGAGTGATGCACCCGCGCTCTTCCTAGACGGAAATTCGACCCGCGTCCGCTGTTTAATTTTCAACGCCGCCCTCGGCCCGCTCGATTACCGGGTCCCCGCCGGGATGACGGTCGAGCCCGGCAGCGTGGTCATTGCGCCGCTCGGCCCGCGCCAGATCATCGGCGTGGTCTGGGATGCCGACCGGCTGCCCGCGACCGAGGTTCCGGAAGGCCGGTTGCGCCCCCTGCTCAAGGTCCTGCCGGTTCCACCCCTGCCCGCTCCCTTGCGCCGCCTGATCGAATGGACCGCGGACTATTACCTTGCCCCCCTCGCGGCGGTCGCGCGAATGGCCTTGTCGAGCAACGCGGCGCTCCAGGGCGGCAGCACCGTCACCGAATACCGCCTGACCGGCAAGGAGCCGGGCCGCCTCACGCCGCAGCGCCTGATCGCGCTCGATCTCCTGCAGGACCAGCAGGCGACCATCCGCGAACTGTCCGAAATCGCCGGCGTTTCCGACGCCGTTCTGCGCGGCATGGTCAATGCCGGACTGCTCGAACCGGTCGTCGTCGATTCGGACCGCCCCTATCCTGCGGCCGATCCCCACTTCGCCGCGCCCGACCTCTCGGAGCAGCAGGCCGAAGTCGCCGCCAGGTTCGTGGCATCGGTGCGCGCGCGCGAATTTCACCCCTTCCTGCTCGATGGCGTCACCGGGTCGGGCAAGACCGAGACCTATTTCGAAGGCGTCGCCGCCGCGCTCGAAGCCGGGCGACAGGTTCTCGTGCTGCTTCCCGAGATCGCGCTGACCGAAACCTTCCTCAAACGCTTCGAGGCCCGTTTCGGAGTGCCGCCCGTCACCTGGCATTCCTCGCTGAAGTCGTCCGAGCGGCGCCGCGCGTGGCGCTCGGTGTCGTCAGGTGCCGCACAGGTCGTCGTCGGCGCACGCAGCGCCCTGTTCCTGCCGTTCGCCGATCTTGGCCTCATCGTGGTCGACGAAGCCCACGAAATCTCGTTCAAGCAGGACGACGGCGTGCGCTACAACGCCCGCGACGTGGCCGTCATGCGCGCCCACTTCGAGAAGATCCCGGTCATCCTCGCCAGCGCCACCCCAGCTCTCGAAAGCCTCCAGATGGCCGAGGCGGGGCGCTACGAACGGGTGGTCCTGCCCGCCCGGTTCGGCGGCGCGACCATGCCCCACATCCAGGTCGTCGACCTGCGCGTGGAACAGCCCGAACGCGGCCACTGGATCGCGCCGCCGCTGGTCAGGGCCCTGAAGGACCGTCTCGAAAAGGGCGAGCAATCGCTGCTCTTCCTCAACCGCCGCGGCTATGCCCCGCTCACCTTGTGCCGCACCTGCGGCTACCGCTTCCAGTGCCCGAACTGCTCGGCCTGGCTGGTCGAGCACCGCCTCTCGCGCCGCCTTGCCTGCCACCACTGCGGTCACGAGGTCCCGCCGCCCGACGCCTGCCCCGAATGCCACGAACCCGACTGCCTCGTCGCCTGCGGCCCAGGGGTAGAGCGCATTGCCGACGAAGTGGCCGAGATCCTGCCCCACGCCCGCGTCGCGCTGGTCACCTCGGACACCCTGACCAGCCCCGCCAAGGCCGCCGAATTCGTCGAGATGGCCAGCAACAAGGCCATCGACGTGATCGTCGGCACGCAGCTCGTGACCAAGGGCTATCACTTCCCCGAACTCACCCTCGTCGGCGTGATCGATGCCGACATGGGGCTCGAGGGCGGAGACCTGCGCGCGGCGGAGCGCACCTACCAGCAGGTCGCCCAGGTCGCGGGCCGCGCCGGTCGCGGCGAAAAGCCGGGCGAAGTCCTGATCCAGACCCGCCACCCCGAAGCCCCCGTGATCGAGGCTCTCGCCAGCGGCGACCGCGACGCCTTCTACGAGGCCGAGGCAGAGGCCCGCCGCGATGCCGGCGCGCCGCCCTTCGGCCGCTGGGCCGCGATCATCGTGTCGAGCGAGGACGAGGCGGAAGCGCGCGATGCGGCGCGCGGCATCGGCGGCTCGGCCCCGCGCCTCGACGACGTCCTCATCCTCGGCCCCGCGCCCGCCCCGCTCTCGCTCCTGCGGGGCCGCTACCGCTACCGCCTGCTGATAAACGCCCGCCGCTCCACCGAACTCCAGCGCGTGATCCGCGAATGGCTCGATCCCCTGCGCTTCCCGCCGGGCGTGCGCGTGGCGGTGGACATAGATCCCTACAGCTTCGTCTGA
- a CDS encoding CHAT domain-containing protein, translating into MRNRGARNWAALAAGVAALALASSASAAPDQSLMLRDSFPLGSGGSKALCQVQSRVVDPANRSPLDRTWAVVCRDSALPVGYVFALRQGEGDVMARLAERRRAQVDCAAATSASVAGRMRQDCRWKDPELAYEVVNVNRGKTSYVVEGFSAYHGALDLALRSIFEDRPIDEPIEVATTSVNDTEAYARIQALTLDPSTALAEGYRRNNSGDYAEAAAYFETLDQRQASTGDVPIDRVEFLVNAGLQRSNLGQFAEADRLFAEADAMPAGSGVVERLRRNYEAIHLLNQEKYAQALERIDAPLRQTSAMGAETLRDTMELTPSVARRINASDVTANAMGMVDDLRLTDDERATILDAQTLQLKGTALRLQGRRTEAKAALEQAQSRALAVRNGRVVSIVRMRAQLLTELATLAEDEGRVGDAEGLLRSAVDIVGVQYPDTRSLAAAQARLAAFLVRHDKADQAEPLYREVVARSVERENGLSGLSRQMAPYFDLLAGKMGTDAGASDAFFVASQVLVRPGVAETQAVLSRELSGGSDEAARLFRQSNSLTRGIERARMTYAALQRLDDAAARTDEIAEAAKRVQELEAQEQATVIQLANYARYRVVSQRVIGQKELQDGLGAGEAYAKVAVLGPDVFVFFANKDKAVGYRAPITSGELEKSVQSIRDSISRYDGKQYVTSEFAAAEAYGVFKALFGPVDAELMAAHHLIFEPDGAMLKLPVNVLVADDASVKAYLKQAESPSGDPFDLRGMNWLGKDKLVSTAVSARSFMDARKQPGSKAREAYLGLGRNAAISASSTLGAARVRGADGDMTADCNWPLATWNRPISEAELLKARMLLGSQGTDIMVGPAFSDTAIKSRPDLDNFRILHFATHGLVTPPQPTCPARPALVTSFGPKGSDGLLSFSEIFDLRLDADMVILSACDTAGQADVAATRAAGIVTGGGSALEGLVRAFIGAGSRSVLASHWPAPDDFDATARLINGLFEAPPGTSSGEALLKAQQALMADADTSHPYYWAGFAVIGDGARPLVSRDARVAMKATGMAAGPAKVSGGN; encoded by the coding sequence ATGCGGAACCGTGGAGCAAGAAACTGGGCTGCGCTGGCGGCAGGAGTTGCCGCCCTTGCGCTGGCATCGTCCGCATCGGCGGCGCCAGACCAATCGCTGATGTTGCGCGACAGTTTCCCGCTGGGGTCGGGCGGCAGCAAGGCGCTGTGCCAGGTCCAGTCGCGCGTGGTCGATCCAGCGAACCGGAGTCCACTGGACCGGACCTGGGCGGTGGTCTGCCGCGATTCGGCGCTACCTGTCGGCTACGTGTTTGCGCTGCGGCAGGGTGAAGGTGACGTGATGGCCCGCCTGGCCGAGCGGCGCCGCGCGCAGGTCGATTGCGCCGCCGCGACGAGTGCGTCGGTCGCGGGTCGTATGCGTCAGGATTGCCGGTGGAAGGACCCCGAGCTCGCCTATGAGGTCGTCAACGTGAATCGCGGCAAGACGAGCTATGTGGTGGAGGGCTTCTCTGCCTATCACGGGGCGCTCGACCTTGCCTTGCGTTCGATCTTCGAGGACCGGCCGATCGACGAGCCGATCGAGGTGGCGACGACATCGGTCAACGACACCGAAGCCTATGCACGCATCCAGGCGCTGACGCTCGACCCGTCGACCGCGCTGGCCGAAGGGTACCGGCGCAACAATTCGGGCGACTATGCCGAGGCCGCCGCGTACTTCGAGACGCTGGACCAGCGGCAGGCGTCGACCGGAGACGTGCCGATCGACCGCGTCGAATTTCTTGTGAACGCCGGACTTCAGCGTTCGAACCTCGGTCAGTTCGCGGAGGCGGATCGCCTGTTTGCCGAGGCCGACGCGATGCCCGCGGGCAGCGGCGTGGTGGAGCGGCTGCGGCGCAACTACGAGGCGATCCACCTTCTCAACCAGGAGAAGTACGCCCAGGCGCTCGAGCGGATCGACGCGCCGCTGCGGCAGACAAGCGCGATGGGCGCGGAGACGTTGCGCGACACGATGGAACTGACCCCGTCGGTGGCGCGGCGCATCAATGCGTCGGACGTGACCGCCAATGCCATGGGCATGGTCGACGACTTGCGCCTGACCGACGACGAGCGCGCGACGATCCTCGATGCGCAGACGCTCCAGCTCAAGGGCACGGCGCTGCGCCTGCAGGGGCGGCGGACCGAGGCCAAGGCCGCGCTCGAGCAGGCCCAATCGCGCGCGCTGGCGGTGCGTAACGGGCGTGTCGTCTCGATCGTGCGGATGCGGGCGCAACTGCTGACGGAGCTTGCGACGCTGGCCGAGGATGAAGGTCGCGTTGGCGATGCGGAAGGGCTCTTGCGCTCGGCCGTGGACATCGTGGGCGTCCAGTATCCCGATACGCGCAGCCTTGCGGCGGCGCAGGCGCGGCTCGCGGCGTTCCTTGTGCGGCACGACAAGGCGGATCAGGCCGAGCCGCTGTACCGCGAAGTCGTGGCGCGTTCGGTCGAGCGGGAGAACGGTCTTTCGGGCCTCTCGCGCCAGATGGCCCCATACTTCGACCTGCTGGCCGGGAAGATGGGCACCGATGCGGGGGCGAGCGATGCCTTCTTCGTCGCCTCGCAAGTGCTGGTACGGCCGGGCGTGGCGGAAACGCAGGCCGTTCTCTCGCGCGAGCTTTCGGGCGGAAGCGACGAGGCGGCCAGGCTTTTCCGGCAATCCAACAGCCTGACGCGCGGGATCGAGCGGGCGCGCATGACCTATGCCGCGCTGCAGAGGCTGGACGATGCAGCCGCGCGCACGGACGAGATCGCGGAAGCGGCAAAGCGGGTACAGGAGCTTGAAGCGCAGGAGCAGGCGACGGTTATCCAGCTTGCCAACTATGCCCGCTACCGCGTTGTTTCGCAGCGGGTCATCGGCCAGAAGGAATTGCAGGACGGCCTTGGTGCGGGCGAGGCCTATGCCAAGGTGGCGGTGCTCGGTCCGGATGTCTTCGTGTTCTTTGCGAACAAGGACAAGGCCGTGGGCTACCGCGCGCCGATCACTTCGGGCGAGCTGGAGAAATCTGTCCAGTCGATCAGGGATTCGATCTCGCGCTACGACGGCAAGCAGTACGTTACGAGCGAATTCGCGGCCGCCGAGGCCTATGGCGTCTTCAAGGCACTGTTCGGGCCGGTCGATGCGGAACTCATGGCCGCGCACCACCTGATCTTCGAGCCGGACGGGGCGATGCTCAAGCTGCCGGTCAACGTGCTTGTAGCCGACGACGCGTCGGTCAAGGCCTACCTCAAGCAGGCGGAGAGCCCATCGGGCGACCCGTTCGACCTGCGGGGTATGAACTGGCTGGGCAAGGACAAGCTGGTCTCGACCGCCGTTTCCGCCCGCTCGTTCATGGATGCGCGCAAGCAGCCGGGGTCGAAGGCGCGTGAAGCCTATCTCGGTCTTGGCCGGAATGCGGCCATTTCGGCGAGCAGCACGCTTGGCGCGGCACGGGTGCGCGGCGCGGACGGAGACATGACGGCAGACTGCAACTGGCCGCTCGCGACCTGGAATCGGCCCATTTCCGAGGCCGAGCTGCTGAAGGCGCGGATGCTGCTGGGATCGCAGGGGACCGACATCATGGTCGGCCCGGCCTTTTCCGACACGGCGATCAAGTCGCGCCCCGACCTCGACAACTTTCGCATCCTGCACTTTGCCACGCATGGCCTCGTGACGCCGCCGCAGCCGACCTGTCCGGCTCGGCCGGCGCTGGTCACGTCCTTCGGTCCCAAGGGATCGGACGGACTGCTCAGCTTTTCGGAGATTTTCGACCTCAGGCTAGACGCCGACATGGTGATCCTTTCGGCCTGCGACACGGCGGGTCAGGCAGACGTTGCCGCCACGCGCGCGGCGGGCATCGTAACCGGCGGCGGATCGGCTCTGGAGGGGCTGGTGCGCGCGTTCATCGGTGCGGGGAGCCGTTCTGTCCTCGCCAGCCACTGGCCAGCCCCGGACGATTTCGATGCCACCGCGCGCCTTATCAACGGCCTGTTCGAAGCGCCTCCGGGTACCTCGTCGGGCGAGGCCCTGCTCAAGGCGCAGCAGGCGCTGATGGCGGACGCGGACACTTCGCATCCCTATTACTGGGCCGGATTTGCGGTTATCGGTGACGGTGCGCGGCCGCTTGTTTCGCGGGACGCGCGCGTGGCAATGAAGGCGACCGGCATGGCCGCTGGACCGGCCAAGGTTTCGGGGGGGAACTGA
- a CDS encoding nitroreductase, with protein MSQMSVSEAVVSRRSIRRFKPEPVSREVLERVLDKAQRAPSGGNVQPWNARVVAGASLARLVATVAEVIPQGRAAHAPEYAIYPPELDGVYEARRFGVGEAMYAALGIGREDKRGRLTQFMDNFRGFGAPVLMLVHTPRYMGPPQWSDIGMWLQTVMLLLREEGLDSCPQEAWAVYQKQVRECVAIPDDHVFFCGLAIGHRDPEAAVNQFDVPRAPLSEVVAFEGF; from the coding sequence ATGAGCCAGATGTCCGTCAGCGAAGCCGTTGTTTCCCGCCGCTCGATCCGCCGCTTCAAGCCGGAGCCGGTCTCGCGCGAGGTTCTCGAACGCGTGCTGGACAAGGCGCAGCGGGCTCCGTCCGGAGGCAACGTGCAGCCGTGGAACGCGCGGGTCGTTGCCGGAGCGTCGCTTGCCCGGCTGGTGGCGACCGTGGCCGAGGTGATCCCGCAGGGCCGCGCCGCGCACGCGCCGGAATACGCGATCTACCCGCCCGAGCTGGACGGCGTCTACGAGGCGCGGCGGTTCGGCGTGGGAGAGGCGATGTATGCCGCTCTCGGGATCGGGCGCGAGGACAAGCGCGGGCGGCTGACGCAATTCATGGACAACTTTCGCGGTTTCGGCGCGCCGGTGCTGATGCTGGTCCATACGCCGCGCTACATGGGACCGCCGCAGTGGTCGGACATCGGCATGTGGTTGCAGACCGTGATGCTGCTGCTGCGCGAGGAAGGCCTCGATTCCTGTCCGCAGGAGGCCTGGGCCGTCTATCAGAAGCAGGTCCGCGAATGCGTGGCGATTCCGGACGACCATGTGTTCTTCTGCGGTCTCGCCATCGGACATCGCGACCCGGAGGCGGCGGTCAACCAATTCGACGTTCCCCGCGCGCCTTTGTCGGAAGTTGTTGCTTTCGAAGGCTTCTGA
- a CDS encoding DUF4197 domain-containing protein translates to MSQLSHFIGRRTLLGGMASVAVLSVAGCSTYPSFSLEEAVRRLLFLSTDRAFARLLAPGGFWDDQMTRLALPEVIGSRGGVLQRILTGPLFKDRLQRAFNDMAYDAAERAAPAVTDAVRTIGVRNALALLRGSDPMAATSFLHQEMGSSLVEIMVPEFGDALRVSQEPLVGQVLAALTGVDVGNIANSLAYEADNAIFRAIGREEAAIRADPRSTNDPVLMAAFGLK, encoded by the coding sequence GTGTCGCAGCTTTCCCACTTCATCGGTCGGCGCACCCTGCTTGGCGGGATGGCCTCTGTGGCGGTGCTTTCCGTCGCGGGATGTTCGACCTATCCGTCGTTCTCGCTGGAAGAAGCGGTGCGGCGGCTGCTTTTCCTGTCGACCGACCGGGCATTCGCGCGCCTGCTCGCTCCCGGCGGGTTCTGGGACGACCAGATGACGCGGCTGGCGCTGCCCGAAGTTATCGGCAGCCGGGGTGGCGTGTTGCAGCGCATCCTGACCGGCCCGCTGTTCAAGGACCGGTTGCAGCGCGCGTTCAACGACATGGCCTATGACGCGGCGGAACGTGCCGCACCCGCCGTTACCGATGCCGTGCGCACGATCGGCGTGCGCAACGCGCTGGCGCTGCTGCGCGGCAGCGATCCGATGGCGGCGACATCGTTCCTGCACCAGGAAATGGGGTCGAGCCTGGTCGAGATCATGGTGCCCGAGTTCGGCGATGCCCTGCGCGTGAGCCAGGAGCCGCTGGTGGGGCAGGTGCTGGCCGCCCTGACCGGGGTGGACGTGGGCAACATCGCCAATTCGCTGGCCTATGAAGCCGACAATGCGATCTTCCGGGCCATCGGCCGCGAGGAAGCGGCGATTCGGGCGGATCCGCGGTCGACGAACGATCCGGTGCTGATGGCGGCGTTCGGGTTGAAGTAG
- a CDS encoding DUF4197 family protein, giving the protein MDALEINALSSPIQRRSLFGLMAAAILPSLAACASYGHSTEAEGVRRLLVLACNRAFARMRGDKAGWSHAAFRLKAPQALHDAVEQARVGVGSQPGGLDQIVSSLTAEVALPRLEEVLREALRAIGIPDPQAIVAAGDRAGTIWLRKSLGSAFALLLPGLVAEAFEQDRGIVVQEARRMLDPAASKSLAADLAVQAESAVWAAIATEEAAIRADVRGTGDRVIMALFGLM; this is encoded by the coding sequence ATGGATGCGCTTGAAATCAATGCCTTGTCTTCCCCGATTCAGCGTCGCTCCCTTTTCGGTCTCATGGCAGCGGCGATTCTTCCCTCACTAGCCGCTTGTGCGTCATACGGCCATTCCACAGAAGCCGAAGGCGTGCGCCGCCTCCTCGTGCTTGCATGCAATCGCGCCTTCGCGCGGATGCGCGGCGACAAGGCCGGATGGAGCCACGCGGCCTTTCGCCTGAAGGCACCACAAGCCCTGCACGACGCCGTGGAACAGGCTCGCGTCGGCGTGGGATCGCAGCCGGGAGGGTTGGACCAGATCGTCAGCAGCCTGACCGCAGAGGTGGCGCTGCCCCGGTTGGAGGAAGTCCTTCGCGAGGCGCTGCGCGCGATCGGCATTCCCGATCCGCAGGCCATAGTTGCCGCAGGCGACCGCGCGGGGACGATCTGGCTGCGCAAGTCGCTCGGCTCGGCGTTTGCGCTGCTGCTGCCCGGCCTGGTGGCAGAGGCTTTCGAACAGGATCGCGGCATCGTCGTGCAGGAGGCGCGACGCATGCTCGACCCTGCGGCGAGCAAATCGCTCGCCGCCGATCTCGCGGTGCAGGCCGAGAGCGCCGTCTGGGCGGCCATCGCCACCGAGGAAGCGGCCATTCGCGCCGACGTTCGCGGGACGGGTGACCGCGTGATCATGGCCTTGTTCGGGTTGATGTGA